From Nitrospinaceae bacterium:
CCAGTTCACGAAGAACGCTACACATCTCCCCATGCGTCAAACCACCGCCGCCAAGTTCCGCCGGAATCGCCGCCGAAAAAAATTTCTTCTCTTTCAGATCTCGATAATTGTCCATCACAAAAGTGTCATTATTGTCGTGTTCTATAGCTCGCTCCGCGAATTTCGGGCCCAATTCATGGACAATCGCTATCCACTCCTCCAACCCTTTAATCTTTCTCACCACGACACCCCTTTTTTCGGTTTTCATTTCCATCACCGCCTCTGTCATAACATCTCTCCTTTAGTTTGTAGTAACAACTCTTCGTTGAAATCAATCTGCATTACGGCAAGAGTAAATAAAAGTACAAAATATGTACTACTAAAATCTCACACCCAAAACCCACATGCCTTTCAATATCAATGATTTACATTATGGCGCCTCCTCAAGCCCCTCTCTCTCCTTTAACACTAAGGTTGCATTCGCACAGACAACGAAACAAGTACAAAATATGTACTCATAATAAAATTGCAGGTGTGATATATTCCCGGCATGGCTAAAAAGAAGGGGTACGGACAATTTTGCCCTGTGGCAAAAGCATCCGAAATTGTTGCTGAGCGGTGGACACCCTTGGTGTTACGTGAACTACTGTGCGGAAGCCACCGCTTCAATGATCTCCGCCGAGGCGTCCCCCTGATGTCCCCCTCGCTTTTGTCGCAACGCTTAAAGGAACTCGAATGGGCCGGCATTGTCGAGCGACGCTCCTCCCCGGACATTCGAGGCGGAGAATACCTTCTTACTGAAGCAGGTGAATCACTTCGTCCCATCATTGAAATGTTGGGTTATTGGGGAGACCGTTTTGCACGCAGTGAAATGAAAGGGGACGATCTCGATCCTGGTCTTTTGATGTGGGACGTTCGCAGAGGCATCAAGACAGAGCATCTGCCTTCCAAGCGCGTCGTAATCTTTTTTCAGATCTCTGGCGTGCCCAAGAACAAGAAATATTGGTGGTTTGTTAAAGATGGGGACGAAATCGATTTATGCTTAAAAGATCCTGGCCACGATATCGATTTGAACGTAATTGCAGACAATCAAACGATGACACGCGTATGGATGGGAACGCTCGAAATCAAAGAGGCTTTGATATCAGGAAAATTAAAACTCGAAGGCTCATCCGAACTTCGAAAAAGTTTCCCTCGATGGATAGGCCTGAGTTTTTTCGCCCAACCCTCCAAGTAAAATTTACAGGCTGGACGATGCGAGGACCGG
This genomic window contains:
- a CDS encoding helix-turn-helix transcriptional regulator, with product MAKKKGYGQFCPVAKASEIVAERWTPLVLRELLCGSHRFNDLRRGVPLMSPSLLSQRLKELEWAGIVERRSSPDIRGGEYLLTEAGESLRPIIEMLGYWGDRFARSEMKGDDLDPGLLMWDVRRGIKTEHLPSKRVVIFFQISGVPKNKKYWWFVKDGDEIDLCLKDPGHDIDLNVIADNQTMTRVWMGTLEIKEALISGKLKLEGSSELRKSFPRWIGLSFFAQPSK